The DNA sequence CGGATGATGTTCACGCCGGTGCGCTCGTCACCATTGATGGTGTCAACGCCTTCCAGCGCGTCCAGGGCGCGCACCAGGGCAACACCGCCGCCGGGCACTACGCCTTCTTCCACGGCCGCACGGGTCGCGTGCAGGGCATCGTCGACGCGGTCCTTCTTCTCTTTCATCTCTACCTCCGTGGAAGCACCGATGTAGAGAATGGCCACGCCACCCGACAGCTTAGCCAGGCGCTCTTGGAGCTTCTCCTTGTCGTAGTCGGAAGTGGTGGTGCCGATCTGGGCTTTGATTTCGTTGATGCGGGCGGTGATGGTTTCCTTCTCGCCGCGACCATTGACAATCGTGGTGTTGTCTTTGTCAATGATGATCTTCTCGGCGGTGCCGAGGTACTCCAGCGTAGCGCTGTCGAGCTTGTAGCCGCGCTCTTCCGAAATAACGGTACCGCCAGTCAGCACGGCAATGTCTTCCAGCATGGCCTTGCGACGGTCGCCGAAGCCGGGCGCTTTCACGGCGGCAATCTTCAGCGAGCCGCGCAGCTTGTTGACTACCAGCGTGGCCAGGGCTTCGCCGTCTACATCTTCGGAGATGATAACCAGGGGCTTACCCGTCTGAACTACCTGCTCCAGGACGGGCAGCAGCTCCTTCATGGTGCTTACTTTCTTATCGTAGATGAGTACGAAAGGGTTGTCGAACTCGGCCTCCATTTTCTCCGGGTTGGTCACGAAGTAAGGGGAAAGGTAGCCCCGGTCGAACTGCATGCCTTCCACCGTTTTTACTTCGGTTTCCGTGCCGCGGGCTTCTTCCACGGTGATAACGCCTTCCTTGCCCACTTTGTCCATGGCGTCGG is a window from the Hymenobacter aquaticus genome containing:
- the groL gene encoding chaperonin GroEL (60 kDa chaperone family; promotes refolding of misfolded polypeptides especially under stressful conditions; forms two stacked rings of heptamers to form a barrel-shaped 14mer; ends can be capped by GroES; misfolded proteins enter the barrel where they are refolded when GroES binds), with product MAKNIQFDTDGRDKLKRGVDKLANAVKVTLGPKGRNVVIDKKFGAPTITKDGVTVAKEIELSDPIENMGAQLVKEVASKTADQAGDGTTTATVLAQAIYAAGSKNVAAGANPMDLKRGIDKAVKAVVENLKAQSKKIENSSEIAQVGAISANNDMEIGQMIADAMDKVGKEGVITVEEARGTETEVKTVEGMQFDRGYLSPYFVTNPEKMEAEFDNPFVLIYDKKVSTMKELLPVLEQVVQTGKPLVIISEDVDGEALATLVVNKLRGSLKIAAVKAPGFGDRRKAMLEDIAVLTGGTVISEERGYKLDSATLEYLGTAEKIIIDKDNTTIVNGRGEKETITARINEIKAQIGTTTSDYDKEKLQERLAKLSGGVAILYIGASTEVEMKEKKDRVDDALHATRAAVEEGVVPGGGVALVRALDALEGVDTINGDERTGVNIIRTAIEAPLRTIVANAGGEGSVVVQKVREGKGDYGYNAREDRYENLMAAGILDPTKVTRLALENAASIAGLLLTTECVISDEPEADKDHGHGGGAAGMGGMGGMM